From the genome of Clostridium sp. BNL1100, one region includes:
- a CDS encoding toll/interleukin-1 receptor domain-containing protein yields the protein MVKVFLSCSSHDQTYIKYIIDDLRTLPEKYKLFYFLPPYKKDIPIDNIIERLYDIDLFILFITNNSLNSQFVQRELSQAIYLNNLNRIKEICPISLDNSIDVFKDSRIPEYIKNRIYLSESPLETVQIVRNFILNY from the coding sequence ATGGTAAAAGTATTTTTGTCATGCAGCAGTCACGACCAAACATATATTAAATATATAATAGATGACTTGCGAACACTGCCTGAAAAATATAAACTGTTTTACTTTTTACCTCCTTACAAAAAGGACATCCCCATTGACAATATCATTGAAAGATTATATGACATTGACTTGTTCATTTTGTTTATAACAAATAATTCACTTAACAGCCAATTTGTACAGCGTGAATTGAGTCAGGCTATTTATTTAAATAATTTAAATAGAATTAAAGAAATATGCCCAATTTCATTGGATAACAGTATAGATGTATTTAAGGACAGCCGAATACCCGAATATATTAAAAACCGTATTTATTTATCAGAATCACCTTTAGAAACAGTGCAAATAGTAAGGAATTTTATATTAAATTATTAG
- a CDS encoding serine hydrolase, whose amino-acid sequence MNNELSEYIDTYIKQKQYRLINSILLFRDGQPILERYYNNYTNNSRNNIKSIWKSILSICTGICLDKGYIKSLDEPVANYLSQFAANNHPYHKLITIRHLLNMSSGIYWNGGIHYHCPMLEQLWRSDNCLEHLADVAMANLPGTKFVYKEWDVILLSAVISKSANMDTYEFCKSYLYEPQGIISGEWAKLPGGINYSIDRNLNIEAQSDLSAGDLAKLGFLLLNKGNGILSESYINQAVLPSPNTPEYGCLFWLFEGGFACRGYGGQEINVVPGKNIVYVIQATPTSRSKSYGDVFRVCMDFMDKGSIM is encoded by the coding sequence ATGAATAATGAGTTGTCAGAATACATAGACACTTATATAAAACAAAAGCAATACAGACTTATAAACAGTATCCTTTTGTTTAGGGATGGCCAGCCGATTCTGGAAAGGTATTATAATAACTACACTAATAACAGCCGGAATAATATAAAATCTATATGGAAGAGCATTTTATCTATTTGCACAGGAATATGCCTTGATAAGGGTTACATAAAAAGTCTTGATGAACCTGTTGCAAATTATTTAAGTCAATTTGCTGCCAACAATCATCCCTATCATAAGCTGATTACCATACGACACCTACTGAACATGTCCTCAGGTATTTACTGGAACGGCGGAATTCATTATCACTGCCCTATGCTTGAACAGCTCTGGCGTTCTGATAATTGTCTGGAACACTTGGCTGATGTAGCAATGGCAAATTTACCGGGAACAAAATTCGTTTACAAGGAATGGGACGTCATTTTACTGTCTGCGGTCATTTCCAAGTCCGCAAATATGGATACTTACGAATTTTGTAAGTCTTATTTGTATGAGCCTCAGGGAATAATAAGCGGTGAATGGGCGAAATTGCCGGGGGGTATAAATTATAGTATAGACCGAAATTTAAATATTGAGGCTCAATCCGATTTATCAGCCGGAGATTTGGCTAAGCTTGGTTTCCTGCTTCTAAATAAAGGTAACGGTATTTTAAGTGAAAGTTATATAAATCAGGCTGTTTTACCATCTCCAAATACGCCGGAATACGGCTGTCTTTTTTGGCTATTCGAAGGCGGTTTTGCATGCAGGGGTTACGGAGGTCAGGAGATAAATGTAGTCCCCGGCAAAAATATTGTATATGTTATTCAGGCAACACCCACAAGCCGCAGCAAAAGCTACGGGGATGTATTCAGGGTGTGTATGGATTTCATG
- a CDS encoding DUF4231 domain-containing protein — MNDKNRLYAKNYLYRNLNYYDKKAASNKKLYNLFVILDIVISAFIPFTALFNDVFFQTKYIVALMGSFITILSAFKTSFGLHKKWVEYRTTAEILEYHKRLYLTESAPYNKSNKHELLISNVNSIVEKENRTWRSAELSIKKPSRN, encoded by the coding sequence ATGAATGATAAAAACAGACTTTACGCTAAAAATTATTTATACAGAAACCTTAATTATTACGATAAAAAGGCAGCCTCCAACAAAAAGCTGTACAACCTATTTGTCATACTGGACATAGTTATTTCAGCCTTTATACCTTTTACTGCCTTATTTAATGACGTATTTTTTCAGACCAAATATATTGTTGCCCTGATGGGTTCATTTATTACTATTTTGTCTGCTTTTAAGACAAGTTTCGGTTTGCACAAGAAGTGGGTTGAATACCGTACAACTGCTGAAATTCTGGAATATCACAAACGTCTTTATTTAACCGAATCAGCTCCCTATAACAAATCAAACAAACATGAGCTGCTGATTTCTAATGTAAATTCTATAGTTGAAAAGGAGAATCGGACGTGGAGGTCTGCTGAACTTAGTATAAAAAAACCTTCCAGAAATTAA
- a CDS encoding ABC transporter, with translation MSGSGKSSLAFDTLYEEGKRRYLMFSGTQFMIDSTPTFDSITGLSPTVAVEQRIIRQSNPRSTVGTRTKISNILAMLFAAYGTRDSRYNDDLPLSMEMFQKNSPKGMCVKCLGSGTVKKVDEEKLFGDLSLKVEDVCLGLGKRGSTKKMLDSFYKHHNISPEQKLSSLSDEQLFCLKYGDSGKSSFMGFIPWIFHVTNGAFSTNSRLLYLLTGAGYMTKSSCPKCGGTGLGVHASSTTIGGKTISELDNMYIKDLFGFLSSAPVKKSPLLNEILSKLSCMVDVGLHHLSLSRPVPTLSGGEIQRLFLASYIIAEMDSIIFVFDEPTIGLHEVEKEKLISIIRNLVNRGNTVIAVEHDENFMRCADYIIDLGPFAGINGGERIFQGSFDKFLECNNSNTAPYLRNDGLLDINQTCRTVNSDKILKIENANIHNLQNVNVTIPLGLMVGVAGVSGSGKSSLISDTLVPKLKSLLNDKFVGDEDENNEGISENNSVISGWEQIKKCLVIDQKPIGRSRTSCPATYTGVFDRIRALFSKESGSSAGLFTVNSEGGCKVCKGDGELHYHVGFGNFIDTECEACGGTGFIPEALEVTLDGKNIRDILSLTVDEAVVFFKGRDKHIDKTLATLQRVGMGYITLGQKTPTISGGESQRIKLAKELSKGQSAKDSVYVLDEPTTGLSFYDSVRLMKLMEELVDKGNTVIVTEHDPYILSNCDYIIEMGPGGGSDGGELIAADSPEALKNNQNSIIGRYLK, from the coding sequence GTGTCAGGCAGCGGAAAATCCAGTCTGGCCTTTGATACCCTTTACGAAGAAGGCAAACGCCGCTACCTCATGTTTTCCGGTACACAGTTTATGATTGACAGTACACCGACCTTTGACAGCATAACAGGACTTTCCCCTACTGTTGCAGTGGAACAGAGAATAATAAGGCAGTCAAATCCACGCAGTACGGTAGGTACACGGACAAAAATCAGCAATATCCTTGCCATGTTATTTGCTGCTTACGGAACAAGGGACAGCAGATATAATGACGATCTTCCCCTATCTATGGAAATGTTCCAGAAAAATTCTCCTAAGGGGATGTGCGTTAAATGTCTGGGGTCAGGAACTGTAAAAAAAGTGGATGAAGAAAAACTATTCGGGGACTTATCTTTAAAGGTTGAAGATGTATGTCTAGGGCTAGGCAAACGTGGTAGCACCAAGAAAATGCTGGACAGCTTTTATAAACATCACAATATATCCCCGGAGCAAAAGCTATCCTCTCTTTCAGATGAGCAGTTATTCTGCTTAAAATACGGAGACAGCGGTAAGTCCTCTTTTATGGGATTTATACCATGGATATTTCATGTTACAAACGGTGCATTTTCAACCAATAGCCGTCTTTTGTATTTACTGACCGGAGCAGGCTACATGACAAAATCCTCCTGTCCGAAATGCGGCGGTACAGGACTTGGGGTACATGCCTCCAGCACTACAATAGGCGGTAAAACCATATCTGAACTTGACAATATGTACATTAAAGACCTATTTGGTTTTCTCAGTAGCGCCCCTGTTAAAAAGTCTCCGCTGCTTAATGAGATACTAAGTAAACTATCTTGCATGGTTGACGTGGGACTTCACCACCTCTCCCTTTCCCGTCCGGTGCCAACCCTGTCCGGCGGTGAGATACAAAGACTGTTTCTGGCATCATATATTATTGCTGAAATGGACAGTATAATATTTGTTTTTGACGAACCCACAATTGGTCTGCATGAAGTGGAAAAAGAAAAGCTGATTTCCATAATAAGAAACCTTGTGAACCGTGGTAATACAGTAATTGCCGTAGAGCATGACGAAAACTTCATGCGCTGTGCCGATTACATAATTGACCTTGGCCCATTTGCGGGAATTAACGGCGGAGAGCGGATTTTCCAAGGCAGCTTTGACAAATTTCTGGAATGTAACAATTCAAATACTGCACCATATTTAAGGAATGACGGCCTTCTAGATATAAATCAAACCTGCAGAACAGTTAATTCTGACAAAATACTCAAAATTGAAAATGCAAATATTCATAACCTTCAGAACGTGAATGTCACCATTCCATTAGGGTTAATGGTGGGTGTTGCAGGCGTATCCGGCAGTGGAAAATCCAGCCTTATTTCAGACACACTCGTTCCTAAATTAAAGAGTTTACTAAATGACAAATTTGTTGGGGACGAGGACGAGAACAATGAAGGAATTTCGGAGAATAATTCTGTCATAAGCGGTTGGGAACAAATTAAAAAATGTTTGGTTATAGACCAAAAGCCTATCGGTAGAAGTCGCACCTCTTGTCCTGCTACTTATACAGGAGTATTTGACCGTATACGTGCTTTATTTTCAAAGGAAAGCGGTTCGTCTGCCGGCCTTTTTACTGTTAATTCAGAAGGTGGCTGCAAAGTTTGCAAAGGTGACGGTGAATTACATTATCATGTGGGATTTGGAAATTTTATTGATACGGAATGTGAAGCATGCGGTGGGACAGGCTTTATACCCGAAGCTCTTGAAGTAACTCTGGACGGTAAAAATATAAGAGATATCCTGTCCCTTACAGTAGATGAGGCGGTAGTATTTTTTAAAGGCAGAGACAAACATATAGATAAAACACTTGCTACTCTCCAAAGGGTAGGTATGGGCTATATAACCCTGGGACAAAAGACTCCAACCATATCCGGAGGTGAAAGTCAGCGTATTAAGCTGGCAAAGGAACTTTCAAAGGGACAATCAGCCAAGGATTCTGTTTATGTACTGGATGAACCTACAACGGGCTTGTCTTTTTACGATAGTGTAAGGCTTATGAAACTGATGGAGGAACTTGTAGACAAAGGTAATACCGTCATTGTAACAGAACATGACCCCTATATATTGTCTAACTGTGATTACATTATTGAAATGGGACCGGGAGGCGGCAGTGACGGTGGAGAACTGATTGCGGCAGACTCTCCTGAGGCTTTAAAAAACAATCAAAACTCCATAATAGGAAGGTACTTGAAATGA
- a CDS encoding cellulase family glycosylhydrolase, translating into MKKTISVFLVLIMLLTLLIPSGTKVSAAEPGVSDPGDDWLHVEGTNIVDKYGNKVWITGANWFGFNCRERMLLDSYHSNIVADIEMVADKGINVVRMPIATDLLYAWSKGEYPASTDTSYNNADLAGLNSFQLFNFMLENFKRVGIKVILDVHSAETDNMGHTYPLWYNGTITEDVFKAAWVWVADHYKNDDTIIGFDLKNEPHTNTGTMKMKSQSAIWDDSAHANNWKRVAQETALAIMKVHPNALIFVEGVEMYPKDGLWNDESFDTSPWTGTNDYYGNWWGGNLRGVKDHPINLGAYQKQLVYSPHDYGPMVFEQEWFKGDFPTCDDATAKKILYDKCWKDNWAYIMENGTAPLLIGEWGGLTEGEDKLLEANKKYLRSMRDYILENKYQLHHTFWCINIDSADTGGLLTRGEGTAFPGGRDLKWNDNKYDNYLYPVLWKNSEGKFIGLDHKIVLGKNGVLLGSPDQPTIKYGDVNKDGQIDALDVIALKSYILGINQNIDTQAADLNKDNSIDALDMQILKRYLLGQVAQLPLG; encoded by the coding sequence ATGAAAAAAACAATTAGTGTATTTCTTGTATTAATAATGCTTTTGACATTATTAATACCGTCAGGTACAAAGGTTTCAGCAGCAGAACCCGGTGTATCAGACCCCGGTGATGATTGGCTGCATGTGGAAGGTACAAATATTGTAGACAAATATGGCAACAAGGTATGGATTACAGGTGCCAACTGGTTTGGTTTTAATTGCCGTGAAAGAATGCTTTTAGATTCATATCACAGTAATATTGTGGCAGATATCGAAATGGTTGCAGACAAAGGAATTAACGTTGTCAGAATGCCAATTGCTACAGACCTGCTATATGCATGGAGTAAAGGCGAATACCCTGCTTCTACGGATACAAGCTACAATAATGCTGATCTGGCAGGCTTGAACAGCTTCCAACTGTTTAATTTTATGCTTGAAAACTTCAAAAGGGTTGGTATCAAGGTTATTCTTGACGTACATAGTGCTGAGACTGACAATATGGGACATACCTACCCGTTATGGTATAACGGCACCATAACAGAGGATGTCTTCAAAGCAGCCTGGGTGTGGGTTGCTGACCACTATAAAAACGATGATACTATTATTGGTTTTGATTTGAAAAATGAGCCACACACAAATACAGGTACTATGAAAATGAAATCCCAAAGTGCTATCTGGGATGATTCCGCTCATGCAAACAATTGGAAAAGAGTAGCACAGGAAACAGCCCTTGCTATAATGAAGGTTCATCCTAATGCATTGATTTTTGTTGAAGGCGTTGAAATGTACCCTAAAGATGGTTTATGGAATGATGAATCCTTTGATACAAGTCCCTGGACAGGCACCAATGATTACTACGGCAACTGGTGGGGTGGCAACCTGAGGGGTGTAAAGGATCATCCTATTAATCTGGGCGCTTATCAGAAGCAGCTTGTATATTCACCACATGACTACGGCCCTATGGTTTTTGAGCAGGAGTGGTTTAAAGGTGATTTCCCAACTTGTGATGATGCTACAGCAAAGAAAATACTTTATGATAAGTGTTGGAAGGACAATTGGGCTTATATCATGGAAAACGGAACAGCCCCTCTGCTTATAGGTGAATGGGGAGGTCTCACGGAAGGAGAAGACAAACTTCTGGAGGCCAATAAAAAATATCTCAGAAGTATGAGAGATTATATTTTAGAAAACAAATACCAGCTCCATCACACTTTCTGGTGTATAAATATTGACTCAGCGGATACAGGCGGACTTTTAACTCGTGGCGAAGGAACTGCTTTCCCCGGCGGAAGAGACCTGAAATGGAATGACAATAAGTATGATAACTACTTATATCCTGTGCTATGGAAAAACAGCGAAGGAAAGTTTATCGGCCTGGATCATAAAATCGTTCTTGGAAAAAATGGCGTATTGCTTGGCAGTCCTGATCAACCAACTATTAAATATGGAGATGTTAATAAAGACGGACAAATTGATGCACTTGATGTTATTGCATTGAAATCATATATTTTAGGTATAAATCAGAATATTGACACTCAGGCAGCTGACCTCAACAAAGACAACTCAATAGATGCGTTGGATATGCAGATTTTGAAAAGGTATCTTTTGGGTCAGGTAGCTCAATTGCCTCTGGGTTAA